From Vallitalea longa, one genomic window encodes:
- a CDS encoding TrkH family potassium uptake protein — translation MNKKGLAKLKIDLKPTQILVLGFLFLIIIGAILLNLPIATNAKKSIGFIDALFTSTSAVCVTGLVVVNTLDYWSMFGKVVILVLIQIGGLGFMTFATTFFIILGRKIRLKERLIIQEALNQYTLSGMVRLTKNVLLGTLLIEGIGAAFLSIRFVPVDGAYGIFKAIFHSISAFCNAGFDIVGDSSLSPYIGDIIINITVMLLIILGGLGFTVWIDILRVLKQKFNDKLNLKRTFRKFTLHTKIVLVLTFALILIGFIFFFILETTNPDTLGNLSMKDKILGSLFQAVTPRTAGFNTMPLANMTHGSKFMTIILMFIGGSPAGTAGGVKTVTMGVIILTVISGIRGKERTEAFERTIPEDIIKRALAVITIGFTVIVTVTMILSVTESGTFMEILFETVSAFATVGLTLGITGSLTTIGKIVICITMFIGRLGPLTIAVALSMKARSKATMKKPEEKVMVG, via the coding sequence ATGAATAAGAAAGGGTTAGCGAAACTAAAGATTGATTTGAAACCTACACAGATACTTGTGTTGGGGTTTTTATTTCTTATAATTATTGGAGCAATATTATTGAATTTACCTATAGCCACTAATGCAAAAAAAAGTATAGGATTTATAGATGCTTTATTTACATCGACTTCAGCAGTATGTGTAACAGGACTTGTTGTAGTTAATACTCTTGACTATTGGAGTATGTTTGGAAAAGTAGTTATTTTGGTCTTGATTCAAATTGGTGGACTTGGTTTTATGACTTTTGCAACAACCTTCTTCATAATTTTAGGAAGAAAGATAAGGTTGAAAGAAAGACTTATCATCCAAGAGGCACTTAATCAATATACATTATCCGGTATGGTGAGATTAACTAAAAATGTACTATTGGGTACATTATTAATAGAAGGAATCGGAGCAGCATTCTTATCTATAAGATTTGTTCCTGTAGATGGAGCGTATGGTATATTCAAAGCAATATTTCATTCAATATCAGCCTTTTGTAATGCAGGGTTTGATATAGTAGGTGATAGTAGTTTGAGCCCTTATATAGGTGATATCATCATTAATATAACGGTAATGCTTCTCATTATATTAGGAGGACTTGGATTTACTGTTTGGATTGATATACTTAGAGTGTTGAAACAAAAATTTAATGATAAGTTGAATTTAAAAAGGACCTTCAGAAAATTCACTTTGCATACTAAGATAGTATTGGTTCTAACATTTGCATTGATTTTAATAGGATTTATATTTTTCTTTATATTGGAAACAACGAATCCAGATACCCTAGGAAATCTATCTATGAAAGATAAAATCCTTGGTTCACTATTTCAAGCTGTTACACCAAGGACGGCAGGATTCAATACAATGCCCCTTGCCAATATGACACATGGTTCGAAGTTCATGACAATCATTTTGATGTTTATTGGAGGTTCGCCAGCAGGTACAGCAGGTGGTGTTAAAACCGTTACCATGGGAGTTATTATTTTAACTGTCATATCTGGTATTAGAGGGAAAGAAAGAACTGAAGCTTTTGAGAGAACAATACCAGAAGATATTATAAAAAGAGCATTAGCTGTGATAACTATTGGATTTACTGTTATTGTTACAGTAACTATGATTCTATCTGTTACGGAATCAGGAACTTTTATGGAGATATTATTTGAAACAGTATCAGCTTTTGCAACAGTAGGACTTACACTTGGAATAACTGGAAGTTTAACTACTATCGGAAAGATAGTTATCTGCATTACCATGTTTATAGGAAGACTTGGACCACTTACAATAGCAGTTGCTCTTTCTATGAAAGCAAGATCAAAAGCTACTATGAAGAAACCTGAAGAAAAGGTAATGGTAGGATAG
- a CDS encoding FprA family A-type flavoprotein has protein sequence MNKALEINKGIYWVGALDYDIRLFDVVMYTEYGTTYNSYLVKGTEKTALFETVKVKFFDEFLERLNEVSSVDEIDYIVVNHTEPDHAGSIAKLLDMNPNITIVGTSMAIKFLKEITNKNFDSIITKEGSTLELGNKTIEFIMAPFLHWPDTMYSYVKEDKTLITCDSFGCHYCDEKIFNDKIEGDFIDSYKYYFDVIIGPFKSYVLQALKKISDIDFDIICPGHGPILRKDIDKYIELYRTWATEEKREKPSVVIAYVSAYGYTQKIAEKISEGVKSIGDIDVLLYDLVETKKDEVMKEVNLAKGLILGSPTIVSDALPPIWDILTSLNPIIHKGKLAGAFGSYGWSGEAVPNIEGRFKQLRFKMPVEGLKIKFNPSDEQLDEAYGFGKKFAEAVIG, from the coding sequence ATGAATAAAGCATTAGAAATTAACAAGGGAATCTATTGGGTTGGTGCACTTGATTATGATATACGTTTATTCGACGTTGTCATGTATACAGAATACGGCACTACATACAACTCCTATTTAGTGAAAGGCACTGAAAAAACGGCTTTGTTTGAAACGGTTAAAGTTAAATTCTTTGATGAATTTTTAGAAAGATTGAATGAAGTATCATCTGTAGACGAAATCGATTATATCGTAGTTAACCATACCGAACCTGACCACGCTGGTTCTATAGCTAAACTGTTAGATATGAATCCTAATATTACGATAGTGGGTACAAGCATGGCTATAAAATTCTTAAAAGAAATTACAAACAAGAACTTTGACTCCATCATTACTAAAGAAGGTTCAACTCTTGAACTTGGTAACAAAACTATAGAATTTATTATGGCTCCATTCCTTCATTGGCCTGATACTATGTATTCATATGTAAAAGAAGATAAAACACTAATCACTTGTGATTCTTTTGGCTGTCATTACTGTGATGAAAAAATATTTAATGATAAAATAGAAGGAGACTTCATAGATAGTTATAAATACTATTTCGATGTGATAATCGGACCTTTTAAATCTTATGTATTACAAGCTCTTAAAAAGATAAGCGATATTGATTTTGATATCATATGTCCAGGTCACGGTCCAATTCTACGAAAAGATATTGATAAATATATAGAATTATATCGTACTTGGGCTACTGAAGAAAAAAGAGAAAAACCAAGTGTTGTCATAGCTTACGTTTCAGCTTATGGATATACTCAAAAAATTGCTGAAAAAATATCCGAAGGTGTTAAATCAATAGGGGATATAGATGTATTACTCTATGATTTAGTTGAAACAAAAAAAGATGAAGTGATGAAAGAAGTCAATCTTGCAAAAGGATTGATACTTGGTTCTCCTACAATTGTATCCGACGCACTTCCACCTATATGGGATATTCTTACTTCCCTTAATCCTATTATTCATAAAGGTAAATTAGCTGGTGCTTTCGGATCATATGGTTGGAGCGGTGAAGCTGTTCCTAATATTGAAGGCCGTTTTAAACAACTTCGTTTCAAAATGCCTGTAGAAGGACTAAAAATCAAATTCAATCCGTCAGATGAACAATTAGATGAAGCCTATGGATTCGGGAAAAAATTTGCAGAAGCTGTTATAGGTTAA
- a CDS encoding CBS domain-containing protein, translating to MNINSIMKKVEELRTISIDDNLGKGLRVIEDNDLLSLPVLEGKKFIGVLSRQYVYELYFKEDGGDKEKFLQRKVEEFMRTKVPSVNNSNMLIDEAAAMFFANNKLRFIPVVNGEEELIGIITKKAILERFKFIYGMDEPRLVIYIYDFKGKLAKITDIIAKAGGNIRNIVQADTEVLGLQEITLRVKANDIQKVIKSLNNHGFEVREFSDN from the coding sequence ATGAATATAAATTCAATAATGAAAAAAGTAGAAGAACTAAGGACAATCTCTATCGATGATAATTTAGGTAAAGGACTTAGAGTTATTGAAGATAATGATTTACTTTCTTTACCTGTACTAGAAGGGAAAAAATTCATAGGAGTATTGTCAAGGCAATATGTATATGAATTGTATTTCAAAGAAGATGGAGGGGATAAAGAGAAATTTCTACAAAGAAAAGTAGAAGAATTTATGAGGACCAAGGTTCCTTCTGTAAACAATTCAAATATGTTAATAGACGAAGCGGCGGCGATGTTTTTTGCTAATAATAAGTTAAGATTTATTCCAGTGGTTAATGGAGAAGAAGAATTGATTGGTATTATTACTAAAAAAGCTATACTTGAAAGATTTAAATTCATTTATGGTATGGATGAGCCAAGATTAGTGATTTATATATATGATTTCAAAGGAAAACTGGCTAAAATAACTGATATTATTGCAAAAGCAGGAGGAAATATCAGGAATATAGTTCAGGCTGATACAGAAGTATTGGGATTACAAGAGATAACATTAAGAGTAAAAGCAAATGATATACAAAAAGTTATTAAAAGTTTGAACAATCATGGTTTTGAGGTAAGAGAGTTTAGTGATAATTAA
- a CDS encoding GntR family transcriptional regulator, which yields MDFDNSTPIYLQIITLLKKDIATGKLSPGEKLPSTRELAIEYGINPNTSGRIYKEMERDEITFTKRGLGTFVTESQTKIDHIRDDMAKDLINNFINGMIELGYTKDMLIAIIKKESEAK from the coding sequence GTGGATTTTGACAATAGTACTCCAATATATTTACAAATAATCACATTACTGAAAAAAGATATAGCAACTGGCAAGCTATCCCCTGGAGAAAAACTTCCTTCAACTAGGGAATTGGCTATTGAATATGGTATAAATCCTAATACTTCTGGCAGAATATATAAAGAGATGGAAAGAGATGAAATTACTTTTACCAAAAGAGGTTTAGGTACTTTTGTTACAGAATCCCAAACTAAAATAGATCACATACGAGACGATATGGCAAAAGATTTAATTAATAATTTCATAAATGGTATGATAGAACTTGGATATACCAAAGATATGTTAATAGCAATCATAAAAAAAGAAAGTGAGGCAAAATAA
- a CDS encoding ABC transporter ATP-binding protein, which produces MLLEINNLSKGYLTKKAIKNISFSVKKGKIYGFLGPNGSGKTTTMKMVAGLLNPSSGQISIEGNKVGVKTKNVTAYMSTENFIYPYMKIRTVGKYYQDFYEDFNMERFEELIDFMDLKMDLRVSSLSSGMASKMKIAVTLSRDAKLIMLDEPLNGIDLVAREKILKSIVKCANENNTIIVSSHLVDEMEKILDEVIFLKNGELVLIGSAETVRGERGKSIVELYKEVYA; this is translated from the coding sequence ATGTTACTAGAAATTAATAATCTTTCTAAAGGATATTTAACAAAAAAGGCAATAAAAAATATAAGCTTTTCAGTAAAAAAAGGTAAAATATATGGTTTCTTAGGACCTAACGGTAGTGGTAAAACAACTACAATGAAGATGGTTGCAGGTCTACTCAACCCTTCATCTGGGCAAATATCAATAGAAGGAAATAAAGTAGGTGTAAAAACCAAAAACGTAACTGCATATATGTCAACAGAAAACTTCATATATCCATATATGAAAATAAGAACTGTAGGAAAATACTATCAAGATTTTTATGAAGATTTTAATATGGAAAGATTTGAAGAACTTATAGATTTCATGGATCTAAAAATGGATCTCAGAGTTTCTTCCCTTTCATCAGGTATGGCATCAAAAATGAAAATTGCTGTTACTCTATCAAGAGATGCAAAATTAATAATGTTAGATGAACCACTCAATGGTATCGACCTTGTTGCAAGAGAAAAAATATTAAAATCCATTGTAAAATGTGCTAATGAAAATAATACAATAATCGTATCAAGCCATTTAGTTGATGAAATGGAGAAAATACTAGATGAAGTAATCTTCTTGAAAAACGGTGAATTAGTACTTATAGGCAGTGCAGAAACCGTAAGAGGAGAAAGAGGTAAATCTATCGTAGAACTTTACAAGGAGGTATACGCATAA
- a CDS encoding Gfo/Idh/MocA family protein, protein MFRVGIVGCGNIYPMHAYPVNELECTEVVAICDIKEDRAKAKSQELGCKYYTDYKEMIDKENLDVIHICTPHYMHPPIAIYAAQKKVNVLTEKPMSIKLEDAKKMIDTAKDNDVTLGVIFQNRYNKGSQLIKRTLESGELGKIISGKLSVTWDRSDEYYTKSDWKGTWDKEGGGVIIDQAIHTMDLMRWLIDSEIEYIDANISNRAHEIIEVEDSAEGVIKYKNGIFTGFYAINYYGYDAPVEIEIYCENGIASMKADKATIKFNDGRTFIADADPNETFDYGNVKSYWGVSHIKQIKNYYNSLLNGTKPDITGEEAYKTQKMICAIYDGGKQKKRIMF, encoded by the coding sequence ATGTTTAGAGTTGGGATTGTAGGATGTGGAAACATTTATCCAATGCATGCTTATCCTGTAAATGAGCTTGAATGCACTGAAGTTGTAGCAATATGTGATATTAAGGAAGATAGAGCAAAGGCAAAATCACAAGAACTAGGATGTAAGTATTATACGGATTATAAAGAAATGATTGATAAAGAGAATTTGGATGTCATTCATATATGTACACCTCATTATATGCATCCACCAATAGCCATTTATGCAGCACAGAAGAAAGTTAATGTTCTAACTGAAAAACCTATGTCAATAAAATTGGAAGACGCTAAGAAAATGATTGATACAGCTAAAGATAATGATGTTACCCTTGGTGTCATATTCCAAAATAGATATAATAAAGGTTCACAGCTCATTAAACGTACTTTGGAATCTGGCGAATTAGGTAAAATAATATCTGGTAAGCTATCAGTAACATGGGATAGGTCAGACGAATATTATACAAAAAGCGATTGGAAGGGAACTTGGGACAAAGAAGGCGGCGGAGTCATTATTGACCAAGCTATCCACACTATGGATTTGATGCGTTGGCTTATAGATAGTGAAATTGAATACATAGACGCAAATATAAGTAATAGAGCACATGAAATCATCGAAGTTGAAGATTCAGCAGAAGGTGTAATAAAATACAAGAACGGTATATTTACAGGATTTTACGCTATTAATTATTATGGATATGATGCTCCTGTAGAGATAGAGATTTATTGTGAAAATGGAATCGCTAGTATGAAAGCGGATAAGGCTACTATTAAATTTAATGATGGCAGAACATTTATAGCTGATGCAGATCCAAATGAGACATTTGATTATGGAAATGTAAAAAGTTATTGGGGAGTAAGCCATATAAAACAAATCAAAAATTATTATAATAGTTTATTGAATGGTACGAAGCCTGATATTACTGGTGAAGAAGCCTATAAAACTCAGAAAATGATATGCGCTATCTATGATGGCGGTAAACAGAAAAAAAGAATAATGTTTTAA
- a CDS encoding sugar phosphate isomerase/epimerase family protein: MKLGVFTPLLNSQPLDEALKYLNKLGVTMVEIGAGGYPGTAHANPDILLHDDAKLEEFKNTVKKYDMEISALSCHGNPVHPDKEVAKKFHDDFEKTILLAEKLGINQINTFSGCPGGSKDDKTPNWVTCPWPDDFSRILEYQWNEVLIPYWKKAVAFAKEHGVNKIAFEMHPGFCVYNPYTLLKLRNAVGEEIGANFDPSHLFWQGIDPVAAIRELGDCIFHFHAKDTKIDKINCAVNGVLDTRHYGDEINRSWIFRTVGYGNDYSTWKDIVSALRMVGYDYAISIEHEDSLMSVNEGLTKAVTFLKEVMTFESTSGMWWA; the protein is encoded by the coding sequence ATGAAATTAGGAGTATTTACACCATTATTAAATAGCCAACCACTAGATGAGGCACTAAAATATCTAAATAAATTAGGCGTTACTATGGTTGAAATAGGAGCAGGAGGATATCCAGGTACAGCTCATGCCAACCCAGATATATTACTTCACGATGATGCCAAGTTAGAAGAATTCAAGAACACTGTCAAGAAATATGATATGGAAATAAGTGCATTAAGCTGTCATGGAAACCCAGTACACCCTGATAAAGAAGTAGCTAAGAAATTCCATGATGATTTTGAGAAAACTATATTACTAGCTGAAAAACTTGGTATTAATCAAATAAATACATTCTCAGGTTGTCCAGGTGGTTCCAAAGATGACAAAACACCTAACTGGGTAACTTGTCCATGGCCAGATGATTTTTCTAGAATCTTAGAATATCAATGGAATGAAGTATTGATACCTTATTGGAAAAAGGCAGTAGCTTTCGCAAAAGAGCATGGTGTCAATAAGATCGCATTTGAGATGCATCCTGGTTTCTGTGTATATAATCCATATACTCTATTGAAACTTCGTAATGCAGTCGGTGAAGAAATAGGAGCTAACTTTGATCCAAGCCATCTATTCTGGCAAGGAATCGATCCTGTAGCTGCCATAAGAGAATTAGGAGATTGTATTTTCCATTTCCATGCAAAAGATACAAAAATAGATAAAATCAACTGTGCGGTAAATGGAGTTCTTGATACTAGACACTATGGTGATGAAATAAATCGTTCTTGGATATTCAGAACAGTTGGTTACGGTAATGATTATTCTACATGGAAAGATATAGTCAGTGCACTTAGGATGGTAGGTTATGATTACGCTATCAGTATCGAGCATGAAGATTCATTAATGTCTGTTAACGAAGGATTAACAAAAGCAGTAACATTTTTAAAAGAAGTCATGACTTTTGAAAGTACTAGTGGAATGTGGTGGGCATAA
- a CDS encoding Gfo/Idh/MocA family protein, with the protein MSDKLKAGIIGCGGIANGKHMPSIKKVEQVELIAFCDIVEERAVKASKDFGKSDAKCYTDYKKMLADNNLDVVYVCTPNREHSFITIDALEAGCHVMCEKPMAKTVKEAEAMVEAAKRTGKKLTIGYQNRFRADSQYLKKACQRGDLGDVYFAKAHAIRRRAVPTWGVFLNEEEQGGGPLIDIGTHALDLTLWCMDNYKPVRVVGTTYKKLGDQRDTGNAWGDWKQDEFTVEDSAFGFVTMEDGATIILESSWALNTLETGEAKTTLCGTKAGADMKDGLRINGADLGKLYVKKPGLSADGVDFFEGDSCNPAEVEAKSFIDCIINDTEPVVKPEEALVVTKILEAIYKSAKIGKEIVLD; encoded by the coding sequence ATGAGTGATAAGTTAAAAGCTGGTATTATAGGTTGTGGAGGTATAGCTAATGGAAAGCATATGCCAAGTATCAAGAAAGTTGAACAAGTTGAATTAATTGCTTTTTGTGACATTGTGGAAGAAAGAGCAGTGAAAGCTAGTAAAGATTTTGGAAAATCTGATGCCAAATGCTATACTGACTATAAGAAAATGTTAGCGGATAATAATTTGGATGTAGTATATGTATGTACTCCTAATAGAGAACATAGTTTCATTACTATAGATGCTCTTGAAGCAGGTTGTCATGTAATGTGTGAAAAACCAATGGCTAAGACAGTAAAAGAAGCAGAAGCAATGGTAGAAGCAGCCAAGAGGACAGGCAAAAAGCTTACCATAGGTTATCAAAATAGATTTAGAGCTGATTCACAATATCTAAAGAAAGCTTGCCAAAGAGGGGACCTAGGAGATGTATACTTCGCTAAGGCACATGCCATAAGAAGAAGAGCAGTACCAACATGGGGTGTATTCCTTAACGAAGAAGAACAAGGTGGAGGTCCTTTGATAGATATCGGAACACACGCTCTTGATTTGACTCTATGGTGTATGGATAACTATAAACCAGTAAGAGTAGTAGGTACTACTTATAAAAAATTAGGAGACCAAAGAGATACAGGTAATGCTTGGGGAGACTGGAAACAAGATGAATTCACTGTAGAAGATTCAGCATTCGGATTTGTAACTATGGAAGATGGTGCTACAATAATTCTAGAATCAAGTTGGGCACTTAATACTCTTGAAACAGGAGAAGCTAAGACAACACTTTGTGGAACAAAAGCAGGAGCTGACATGAAAGATGGACTTAGAATAAATGGGGCCGATCTTGGTAAATTATATGTGAAAAAACCTGGGCTAAGTGCTGATGGAGTAGATTTCTTTGAAGGCGATAGCTGTAATCCTGCTGAAGTCGAAGCAAAAAGTTTCATAGATTGTATCATCAATGATACAGAACCAGTAGTTAAGCCTGAAGAAGCTTTAGTAGTCACTAAGATATTAGAAGCTATCTATAAATCAGCAAAAATTGGAAAAGAAATAGTATTAGATTAA
- a CDS encoding LacI family DNA-binding transcriptional regulator gives MPTIQEVAKQAGVSVATVSRVLNNSGAVSVNTRNKVQSVIDELNYQPNLLGRNLRRSETRMILVLLENIANPFYSKIVKGMEDTAHENGYNVLICNTNTDINLENVYLDFLRNKLVDGVIFACTAMGTKEFNKLAEQYPVVLCNEYNKDIKAPIITIDNEVAGYDATSHLIKLGHRKIAMITVNNVGSSYDRMNGYRRALKDASLQLNDEYIVYQNFSYKGGIRGIKQLFELEEPPTAVFCISDLVAVGAIKELKRQGLKVPKDVAIMGFDNNSIAPMYEPSITTIAQPRYDIGKKTMEIMFERIKGNLNSSYIVKLEHELIVRESTLPSVH, from the coding sequence CCAACTATACAAGAGGTGGCTAAACAAGCAGGCGTATCTGTTGCTACTGTTTCTAGAGTACTGAATAATAGTGGAGCAGTCTCAGTGAATACTAGAAATAAAGTTCAATCTGTTATTGATGAATTGAACTATCAGCCAAATCTATTAGGAAGGAACTTAAGACGATCAGAAACAAGAATGATATTAGTGTTACTAGAAAATATAGCTAATCCATTTTATTCTAAGATCGTAAAGGGAATGGAAGATACAGCACATGAAAATGGATATAATGTTTTAATCTGTAATACCAATACAGATATTAATCTGGAAAATGTCTATCTTGATTTTCTTAGAAATAAACTAGTAGACGGAGTAATTTTCGCTTGTACTGCTATGGGTACTAAAGAATTTAACAAGTTAGCCGAACAATATCCTGTTGTATTATGTAATGAATATAATAAGGACATAAAAGCTCCTATTATAACTATAGATAATGAAGTTGCAGGTTATGATGCTACTTCACATTTAATCAAGCTAGGTCATAGGAAAATAGCTATGATAACAGTCAATAATGTAGGATCATCTTATGATAGGATGAATGGCTACAGAAGAGCATTAAAAGATGCTTCATTGCAACTTAATGATGAATACATCGTTTATCAAAACTTTTCTTATAAAGGTGGAATAAGAGGAATAAAACAATTATTTGAACTAGAAGAACCACCGACAGCAGTTTTTTGTATATCAGATTTAGTTGCAGTGGGTGCTATAAAAGAATTAAAAAGACAAGGGCTGAAAGTCCCCAAGGATGTAGCTATTATGGGATTTGATAATAATAGTATAGCACCTATGTATGAGCCATCCATCACGACTATAGCACAACCTAGATATGATATTGGTAAGAAAACAATGGAAATAATGTTTGAAAGAATTAAAGGAAATCTGAATAGTAGTTATATAGTAAAGCTTGAACATGAACTTATTGTCAGAGAATCAACACTTCCATCTGTACATTAA